One window from the genome of Selenomonadales bacterium encodes:
- a CDS encoding trigger factor family protein — protein MKVTTERIEKHQVVLTVELPNADVKKAIDRAYADLSKKVSVPGFRKGNAPKNLLKARLGEDVIMGEAQEIAFNNAFSAALVEANVEPVTRPEVEAVTFEADKDAVFKVTFTAKPEVTLGEYKGVKVAKEVAPVTDEDVQKQIDA, from the coding sequence ATGAAAGTAACAACGGAAAGAATAGAAAAACACCAGGTCGTTTTGACGGTAGAATTGCCGAATGCAGATGTAAAAAAAGCAATCGATCGCGCATATGCTGATCTCAGCAAAAAAGTAAGCGTACCGGGCTTCCGCAAAGGCAATGCTCCGAAAAATCTTTTGAAAGCACGTCTTGGTGAAGATGTTATCATGGGCGAAGCACAGGAGATCGCATTCAACAATGCATTCTCTGCAGCACTCGTTGAAGCTAACGTTGAACCGGTAACTCGTCCGGAAGTAGAAGCTGTTACGTTCGAAGCTGACAAAGATGCTGTCTTCAAAGTAACGTTCACGGCTAAACCGGAAGTTACGCTCGGCGAATACAAAGGCGTAAAAGTAGCAAAAGAAGTAGCACCTGTTACGGACGAAGATGTTCAGAAACAGATCGATGC